One part of the Streptomyces lienomycini genome encodes these proteins:
- a CDS encoding GntR family transcriptional regulator, which produces MDQHVGRPRAERARQLADVLRQQITDGTPADGVLPDERILGRRFGASRNAVRDALALLRQEGLITRRRGVGTTVVLSKYGHGLERLTGLAEELTGRGTVTNEVRAAAEVPVLPAAIAARLEVPPGAGGVYVERLRWLDGLPLSLDSSHLTAETGRAVLAGDLVERDVFSLIEEAAGAPLGRAEVAVHAVNADADTARLLGIEAGAAVFALERLTRLADGRPVDVESIRIRADRMTLRSTLHRGGPRTTV; this is translated from the coding sequence ATGGACCAGCACGTGGGACGACCGCGCGCCGAGCGGGCCAGGCAGCTGGCCGACGTGCTCCGGCAGCAGATCACCGACGGCACCCCCGCCGACGGCGTACTGCCGGACGAGCGGATTCTGGGCCGCCGCTTCGGTGCCTCGCGCAACGCCGTGCGGGACGCCCTGGCACTGCTGCGGCAGGAGGGGCTGATCACGCGGCGGCGCGGGGTCGGGACGACGGTGGTGCTGTCGAAGTACGGTCACGGTCTTGAGCGGCTGACCGGTCTGGCCGAGGAGCTGACCGGGCGCGGCACGGTGACCAACGAGGTGCGGGCCGCCGCGGAGGTGCCCGTCCTGCCCGCCGCCATCGCCGCCCGGCTGGAGGTGCCGCCGGGAGCGGGCGGCGTGTACGTGGAGCGGCTGCGGTGGCTGGACGGGCTGCCGCTGTCGCTGGACAGCAGTCATCTGACCGCGGAGACCGGCCGTGCGGTGCTCGCCGGCGACCTGGTGGAGCGGGATGTGTTCTCCCTGATCGAGGAGGCGGCGGGCGCCCCGCTCGGGCGGGCCGAGGTGGCCGTCCACGCGGTCAACGCGGACGCGGACACGGCGCGGCTGCTGGGGATCGAGGCCGGGGCCGCGGTGTTCGCCCTGGAGCGGTTGACCCGGCTCGCGGACGGCCGGCCGGTGGACGTGGAGTCGATCCGGATCCGCGCGGACCGGATGACCCTGCGCTCCACCCTCCACCGCGGCGGGCCGCGGACCACCGTCTGA
- a CDS encoding DMT family transporter, whose translation MAFVLPVLFALLAAFSNALATVLQRRAALSVPQTQGFRPGLILDLLRRPVWLGGMLAVVVAGVGQAVALATGPLSLVQPLFVLELPLALLLASLLTGNRLPEVVWLAVGGVVVGLGVALASAAPQGGRTEVPLDRWVPALAACAGLVVLLAAAGFKRPVGKARAGCLGAATAVCYALTAGLMKDSMRVLDTDGLVGFLTAWQTYGFALAGVCAVLLLEHAMQGGPLVASQPALTLGDATVSLLLGVVLYREDVRGDWWLLPQLVGVALIVVGVFNLARRGADLRTAQ comes from the coding sequence ATGGCTTTCGTACTGCCGGTGCTCTTCGCACTCCTCGCCGCGTTCAGCAACGCGCTGGCCACCGTGCTCCAACGGCGCGCGGCGCTGAGTGTGCCCCAGACCCAGGGGTTCCGTCCGGGGCTGATCCTCGACCTGTTGCGGCGGCCCGTGTGGCTGGGCGGCATGCTGGCGGTCGTGGTGGCCGGCGTGGGGCAGGCGGTGGCCCTGGCGACGGGGCCGCTGTCACTCGTCCAGCCCCTGTTCGTGCTGGAGCTTCCGCTGGCGCTGCTGCTCGCCTCGCTGCTGACCGGCAACCGGCTGCCGGAGGTGGTGTGGCTCGCCGTGGGCGGCGTGGTCGTGGGGCTCGGTGTCGCGCTGGCCTCGGCGGCCCCGCAGGGCGGCAGGACCGAGGTGCCCCTGGACCGCTGGGTGCCGGCCCTGGCGGCCTGCGCCGGTCTGGTCGTCCTGCTGGCCGCGGCGGGCTTCAAGCGCCCGGTCGGCAAGGCACGCGCCGGTTGCCTCGGCGCCGCCACGGCCGTGTGCTACGCGCTGACGGCGGGCCTGATGAAGGACTCCATGCGTGTCCTGGACACCGACGGTCTGGTCGGCTTCCTGACCGCCTGGCAGACCTACGGGTTCGCCCTGGCCGGTGTGTGCGCCGTGCTCCTGCTGGAGCACGCCATGCAGGGCGGTCCGCTCGTCGCCTCGCAGCCCGCCCTCACCCTGGGCGACGCGACGGTGAGCCTCCTGCTGGGCGTGGTCCTGTACCGCGAGGACGTACGCGGCGACTGGTGGCTGCTGCCGCAGCTGGTCGGGGTGGCGCTGATCGTCGTGGGGGTGTTCAACCTGGCCCGGCGCGGCGCGGATCTGCGCACCGCCCAGTGA
- a CDS encoding SCO0607 family lipoprotein gives MSGINRVHRVPSGRTGGVARSVRGAVLACVATAAVLTGCSMEEASCGGGEYPVMTIGGTGSACVPNGEEPPKGYTRYPEGKVPEHVGDEWDTYWQTHTVDENGKVVEVPEGG, from the coding sequence ATGTCCGGCATCAACCGAGTTCACCGCGTGCCGTCCGGGCGCACCGGCGGCGTCGCACGATCCGTCCGCGGTGCCGTCCTGGCCTGTGTCGCCACCGCCGCCGTCCTGACCGGTTGTTCCATGGAGGAGGCCAGTTGCGGCGGCGGAGAGTACCCGGTGATGACGATTGGTGGGACCGGCAGCGCGTGTGTGCCCAACGGCGAGGAACCGCCGAAGGGTTACACCCGGTATCCCGAGGGCAAGGTCCCGGAACACGTCGGCGACGAGTGGGACACCTACTGGCAGACACACACCGTCGACGAGAACGGGAAGGTCGTCGAGGTGCCCGAGGGCGGGTGA
- a CDS encoding DUF488 domain-containing protein, translated as MSPGSEGDSDRMSPPHLVTFGHGTAGRAELAGLLRDAGVTSVVDVRTAPGSRRDPDLLRDRLARWMPEEGLAYRWERRLGGFRKPSPDSPDVVWRNASFRAYAGHTRSPEFVAAMDELLEQTGRERTAVMCGEAVWWRCHRRLIADFAVLARDTPADHLMHDGRLTPHSPTPGARLRPDGLLVYDDEEAAGAAAPASGRT; from the coding sequence ATGAGCCCAGGCAGCGAGGGGGACTCGGATCGCATGTCCCCACCTCATCTGGTCACGTTCGGGCACGGCACCGCGGGCCGCGCCGAGCTGGCCGGACTGCTGCGCGACGCCGGTGTCACCTCCGTGGTCGACGTCAGGACCGCCCCCGGCAGCCGGCGCGACCCCGACCTGCTGCGCGACCGGTTGGCCCGGTGGATGCCCGAGGAGGGCCTCGCCTACCGGTGGGAGCGACGCCTGGGCGGGTTCCGCAAGCCCTCGCCGGACTCGCCGGACGTCGTCTGGCGCAACGCCTCCTTCCGGGCGTACGCCGGCCACACGCGCTCACCGGAGTTCGTCGCCGCCATGGACGAGTTGCTGGAACAGACGGGACGCGAGCGCACCGCGGTCATGTGCGGCGAGGCGGTGTGGTGGCGGTGCCACCGGCGCCTCATCGCGGACTTCGCCGTGCTGGCCCGCGACACCCCCGCGGACCACCTCATGCACGACGGCCGGCTGACGCCCCACTCCCCCACCCCGGGCGCACGGCTGCGGCCCGACGGCCTGCTCGTCTACGACGACGAGGAGGCGGCGGGGGCGGCCGCACCGGCGTCGGGGCGGACCTGA